The sequence CATGCTGGTCTGGGCCGCGCTGCCGGTGATCAGCACGCCGGTGCTGCCGCTCACCGTCACCACCGTGGAGTCGACGCCCGGCGTCACCGAGGACGTCCGCGGGCACGTGGTGACCGTGGACGACGTGAACGTGGTGCTGCTCCAGGAGCGCGGCGGCGTCCGCTACGTGCCGGTGGACCAGGTGCGCGCCCAGGTGCTCTGCCCCAGCGAGGAGGAGCTGCCCCGGCACCGGCTGCGCATCCGCGACTTCCACGTCGAGGACTCGCTGCTGGAGGGGACGGGCCGGCGGGTGCGCCCGGTGCACCGCATCGACGCCGCCTGCCGCGCCGTGGGCTGAGCTGCCCGTAGCGGCCACCACGGGTACGACCGGCCCGCCCGGCGCCCGGGCCCGGCGTCGCCCCGCCGGCCCCGGGCGCCCGGCCGATCAGCCGAACGCGGTGGTGTAGTACCGCACCCGGTAGAAGCGGGCGCCGCTCTTGCTGTGGTTGCCGGAGCTGAAGTGGATGGTGCGGCTCCAGTCACCCTCGCCGGAGCCCGGCACCACCCAGGTCCGCACCCCGTTCGGCAGCCGGGTGTACGCCTTGACGTGGTCCGCCCCGCTGACCTGGCCGGAGGTGAACTGCCAGCTGTTGCCGGCGTACACCAGTTGCAGCGAGCGCACGTTGTACGACGAGGTGAAGAAGTAGCCGCTGCCGTCGTGGTCGGGCAGGATGTCGTGCCCGACCTTCGCCCGCCCCGCGCCGTCGCTGAAGGTCAGCTTCGTCCGGTACGACAACCGGGTGCTGGACCCGTTGCCGGTGATCCCGTAGAGGCGCACCTCACCGGTGCCCACGGCGATGACGAAGCCGTTCTGGTGGTAGATGACCCCGTGCGCGCCGGGAAAGCCGTAGAACTTGACGGCCCGGGTGCCCGGCTTGCCGCCGTTGGTCGACGGCACGAACAGGTGCAGGCCGCCGCCGCTGGCCGAGCCGGTCGGCCCCTTGGAGGGGGCCACCACGATCGCCCCCTTGCCCTCGATCCGCTCGATCGAGTGCGGGTTGCCGTCCACGGCGGCCTGCCAGACGATCCCGCCGGTCCGCGAGGAGCCGATCGCGCTCTCGTCGATCATCGCGGCCCGGCCCAGGTAGTCGCCCACCCCGGAGGACGTCACCAGCATGACGTTGCCCCAGTTCGCGCTGCCCCGCCGCTTGACGTCGGAGAGGTTCGTCCACGTACCGGTGGTGCTCGGCGCCTTCCACAGCACCGTGCCGCTGCTCCAGGCGGCGGGGTTGAACCTGAGGATCCGACCGCTGGCCTGCTCGGTCGCCATCACGTAGTGGGTCGCGGCCTCGGCCGGCGCGGCGCCGAGCAGCCCGGCGGGCCGGCGCGGCCACCGCCGCGCCCGCGAGCCCCCTGAGTACGGCTCTTCTGTCCATGACACCCTCCCCTGTGGTCTGTCACCGTCGATGGTGACAGTGGGGAGTCGTCGGATCACGGTGTCGGTCCGGCCACCCTTTCCGGTCCGGCGCCCGGATCCACCCGGGTCAGTAGGACTTGTCCTGACCGAGGACGTGCTGGGCGACGAAGTTGAGGATCATCTCCCGGCTGACCGGGGCGATCCGGCCGGCGCGTACCGCGCCGAGCAGGGTGGCGACGCCGTACTCGGTGGTCATGCCGGCCCCGCCGAGGGCCTGCACGGCGGTGTCCACGGCCAGCGCGGCGGCCTCGCCGGCGGCGTACTTGGCCATGTTGCCGGAGATGCCGGCCTCCAGGTCGCGGCCGGCGTCGTACAGGGTGGCCGCCTTGTGGATCATCAGTCGGGCCAGTTCCACCTGCACCGCCGCGTGCGCGAGGGGGTGCGCCACGCCCTGGTGCGAGCCGATGCTCCGCCCGCCCCAGACCTTGCGGGTGGCGGTGTACTCGCTGGCCCGCTCGATCGCGTACCGGCCGGTGCCGGCGCCCATCGCGGCGACGGTGATCCGCTCCGGGTTGAGCCCGGCGAACAGCGCCGGCAGCCCGGCGTCCAGGGACTCGCCGACCAGCGCGTCGGCGGGCAGCCGCACGTCGTCGAGGTAGAGCAGGAACTGGTTCTCCGGGGAGAGGATCTCCATGTCCAGTTTGGAGCGGGTCAGCCCGGGCGCGTCGGTCGGCACGATGAACAGCGCCGGCTTCAGCTTCTGGGGAGACGCATCCCCTGAGCCGCCTTGGCCGTCTCCGACGGCGACACGGGCCACGACCAGCACGTACTGCGCCTCGTCGACTCCGGAGATGTAGCACTTGCGGCCGGAGAGCAGCCAGTCGTCGCCGTCGCGGCGGGCCACCGTGCCGAGCCGGTGGAAGTTCGAGCCGGCCTCCGGCTCGGTGATCGCGAAGACGATCTTCTGGGTGCCGTCGGCCAGGCCGGGCAGGTGGCGCTTGCGCTGCTCGTCGGTGCCGTGCTTGTTGATCACCGTGGCGGCGATGGCCGGGGAGACCACCAGCAGCAGCAGCGGGCAGCCGGCCGCCGCCAGCTCCTCGCAGACGAGGGCCAGTTCGGTGATGCCGCCGCCCCCGCCGCCGTACTCGGTGGGGATGTTGACGCCGAGGTAGCCGAGCCGGCCGGCCTCGCTCCACAGCTCGGCGGTGTGTTCCCCCGACTTCGCTTTCGCTACGAAATAGGAGTGGCCGTACCGCCGGCCCAGCGCGCGGACGGCGTCGCGGAGCTGGTCCTGCTCGGGGGTGAGGTCGAAGTTCATCGGGGGTCCTCCTCGGGGTTGACCACGGCCAGCACGGCGCCGGTGTCGACC comes from Micromonospora purpureochromogenes and encodes:
- a CDS encoding acyl-CoA dehydrogenase family protein, with amino-acid sequence MNFDLTPEQDQLRDAVRALGRRYGHSYFVAKAKSGEHTAELWSEAGRLGYLGVNIPTEYGGGGGGITELALVCEELAAAGCPLLLLVVSPAIAATVINKHGTDEQRKRHLPGLADGTQKIVFAITEPEAGSNFHRLGTVARRDGDDWLLSGRKCYISGVDEAQYVLVVARVAVGDGQGGSGDASPQKLKPALFIVPTDAPGLTRSKLDMEILSPENQFLLYLDDVRLPADALVGESLDAGLPALFAGLNPERITVAAMGAGTGRYAIERASEYTATRKVWGGRSIGSHQGVAHPLAHAAVQVELARLMIHKAATLYDAGRDLEAGISGNMAKYAAGEAAALAVDTAVQALGGAGMTTEYGVATLLGAVRAGRIAPVSREMILNFVAQHVLGQDKSY